A single window of Synechococcus sp. CBW1004 DNA harbors:
- a CDS encoding MFS transporter: MIGPEPATPLRRHGWRSRHQRRLFLLASGLSTAGSFAGLTAKGWLLLQDSGSPLLLSLHFAALALPSLVFSGPAGVLTDRLGSEAVLIRAQWGLLAASGMGAVAIPLLARWPAALMMALLLSTLLVGVASSYELTARNKYCALLVERPEQLAPYLASFSVVFNVGKLVGPPIGGGLVALAGVPIALALDALSYLLPIATVLWLLQPDLSLERRSGTGERTSLGAAWKESGPTLRHVLQFTALASLVGFFHPGLAPLIAGHILGPSPQNLGLFTSVLAAGSITGGIALQRRSRWLVQRPVLLLGGSLLLTSWAQLGMAYANQDGIRLAMSFLIGMGTASLLAGSNLVLQVGAPMELRGRMAAMGQIAALGGGGLSGLLAALLTMRVGLDQTFALMGISGMILALVELLGRRGLRLRSDAHP, encoded by the coding sequence TTGATCGGACCAGAACCGGCAACCCCGCTCCGCCGGCACGGCTGGCGGAGCCGCCATCAGCGCCGCCTCTTCCTGCTGGCTTCCGGACTCAGCACCGCTGGATCCTTCGCCGGTCTCACTGCCAAGGGCTGGCTCCTGCTGCAGGACAGCGGCAGCCCCTTGCTGCTCTCGCTCCATTTCGCCGCCCTGGCACTGCCCAGCCTGGTGTTCAGTGGCCCGGCCGGGGTGCTCACCGACCGACTCGGCAGTGAGGCCGTTCTGATCCGGGCCCAGTGGGGTCTGCTGGCCGCCAGCGGAATGGGAGCGGTGGCGATCCCGCTGCTGGCCCGCTGGCCGGCCGCCCTGATGATGGCGCTGCTGCTCAGCACCCTGCTGGTGGGAGTGGCCAGCAGCTACGAACTGACCGCCCGCAACAAGTACTGCGCGCTGCTGGTGGAGAGACCGGAGCAGCTCGCTCCCTATCTGGCCAGCTTCTCGGTGGTCTTCAACGTCGGCAAGCTGGTGGGCCCGCCCATCGGTGGAGGGCTGGTGGCCCTGGCGGGCGTGCCGATCGCCCTGGCACTCGATGCACTCAGCTATCTGCTGCCGATTGCCACCGTGCTGTGGCTCCTGCAGCCCGACCTCAGCCTGGAGAGGCGCAGCGGCACCGGGGAACGCACCTCCCTCGGGGCCGCATGGAAAGAGAGCGGCCCGACCCTGCGCCATGTGCTCCAGTTCACCGCCCTGGCCAGCCTGGTGGGGTTCTTCCATCCGGGGCTCGCCCCCCTGATCGCCGGCCACATCCTCGGGCCGAGCCCCCAGAACCTCGGGCTGTTCACCAGCGTGCTGGCCGCTGGAAGCATCACGGGCGGGATCGCCCTGCAGCGCCGCAGCCGCTGGCTGGTGCAACGACCCGTGCTGCTGCTGGGAGGAAGCCTGCTGCTCACCTCCTGGGCCCAGCTGGGCATGGCCTACGCGAACCAGGACGGGATCCGACTGGCCATGAGCTTCCTGATCGGGATGGGCACAGCGTCCCTGCTGGCCGGCAGCAACCTGGTCCTGCAGGTGGGAGCGCCGATGGAGCTGCGCGGGCGGATGGCCGCCATGGGACAGATCGCGGCCCTTGGAGGGGGTGGCCTCAGCGGCCTCCTGGCGGCGCTGCTGACGATGCGCGTTGGACTGGATCAGACCTTCGCGCTGATGGGCATCAGCGGCATGATCCTGGCCCTGGTGGAGCTGCTGGGGCGCCGGGGACTGCGACTCAGATCAGACGCACACCCTTGA
- the rimO gene encoding 30S ribosomal protein S12 methylthiotransferase RimO gives MGLPTVAFAHLGCEKNRVDTEHMLGLLAEAGYGVSADESEASVVVVNTCSFIQDAREESVRTLVELAEQGKELIIAGCLAQQFQQELLDSLPEAKAVVGTGDYQHIVEVLRRVEAGERVNRVSANPTFVADEHLPRYRTTSEAVAYLKVAEGCDYRCSFCIIPKLRGDQRSRTIESVVAEAHQLAAQGVQELILISQITTNYGLDLYGKPRLADLLRALGGVEIPWIRVHYAYPTGLTPEVLAAYREVPNVLPYLDLPLQHSHPEVLRAMNRPWQADVTGGLLRRIREQLPEAVLRTTFIVGYPGETEKHFQHLLDFVAEQRFDHVGVFTFSPEDGTPAAALPDPVPAEVADERKSRLMALQQPIAAERNAAWVGRIVDVLIEQENPSTGEMLGRCSRFAPDVDGEVRVSPGEGGLCAAPGTMVPVQITAAETYDLRGIVVGARELVGAVRAVGRRDA, from the coding sequence ATGGGATTGCCGACCGTCGCCTTCGCCCACCTGGGCTGTGAAAAGAATCGGGTGGACACCGAGCACATGCTCGGCCTGCTGGCGGAGGCCGGCTACGGCGTGAGCGCCGATGAAAGCGAGGCCTCGGTGGTGGTGGTGAACACCTGCAGCTTCATCCAGGACGCCCGCGAGGAATCGGTGCGCACCCTGGTGGAACTGGCCGAACAGGGCAAGGAGCTGATCATCGCCGGCTGCCTGGCGCAGCAGTTTCAGCAGGAGCTTCTCGATTCACTGCCCGAGGCGAAGGCCGTGGTGGGCACGGGCGACTACCAGCACATCGTCGAGGTGCTGCGGCGGGTGGAGGCCGGCGAGCGGGTGAATCGCGTCAGCGCCAATCCCACCTTCGTGGCCGATGAGCACCTGCCCCGCTACCGCACCACCTCCGAGGCGGTGGCCTACCTGAAGGTGGCTGAGGGCTGCGACTACCGCTGCTCCTTCTGCATCATTCCGAAGCTGCGCGGCGATCAGCGCTCGCGGACGATCGAGTCGGTCGTTGCCGAGGCACACCAGCTGGCGGCCCAGGGGGTGCAGGAGCTGATCCTGATCAGCCAGATCACCACCAACTACGGCCTCGACCTGTACGGCAAGCCCAGGCTGGCAGATCTGCTGCGGGCCCTTGGAGGCGTGGAGATCCCCTGGATCCGGGTGCATTACGCCTATCCCACAGGCCTGACACCCGAGGTGCTGGCGGCCTACCGGGAGGTGCCGAATGTGCTGCCCTATCTCGATCTACCGCTGCAGCACAGCCACCCCGAGGTGCTGCGGGCGATGAATCGCCCCTGGCAGGCGGACGTGACCGGCGGTCTGCTGCGCCGCATCCGGGAGCAGCTGCCCGAAGCCGTGCTGCGCACCACCTTCATCGTCGGCTACCCGGGCGAGACCGAGAAGCACTTCCAGCACCTGCTCGATTTCGTGGCCGAGCAGCGCTTCGACCATGTGGGGGTGTTCACCTTCTCTCCGGAGGACGGCACCCCAGCCGCCGCACTGCCCGACCCGGTGCCTGCGGAGGTGGCTGACGAGCGCAAGAGCCGCCTGATGGCGCTGCAGCAGCCGATCGCCGCCGAACGCAATGCCGCCTGGGTGGGGCGCATCGTCGATGTGCTGATCGAGCAGGAGAACCCATCGACAGGGGAGATGCTGGGCCGCTGCAGCCGCTTCGCGCCGGACGTGGACGGCGAAGTGCGGGTGAGCCCCGGCGAGGGGGGCCTCTGCGCCGCCCCCGGCACGATGGTGCCCGTGCAGATCACCGCCGCCGAGACCTATGACCTGCGCGGCATCGTGGTGGGCGCCCGCGAGCTGGTGGGCGCGGTGCGCGCCGTCGGCCGGCGCGACGCTTGA
- a CDS encoding vitamin K epoxide reductase family protein, whose amino-acid sequence MTSTRLADRLTTRRRSDTGNRWLRVAMAVLATVGVIDTATITLERWGLLGELSCPGGAHGCQKVLASPWGTVLGQPLSLYGLLAYGAVLILALLPLVLRGENRARIGPLSWWGLLLLSTGMTVFSLVLMGVMVFKIQAFCPFCVLSACLSLVLFVLSLVGGEWPDRGQLIFRVVLLALLVLLAGLGWSTAVGRPESSLGKGVPIPVTSPSTPATIALAEHLSRTGARMYSAYWCPHCHDQKELFGKEAAAKLTVIECAPDGRDSQAELCSTKNIQGYPSWEINGKLDSGVKPLARLAEMSGFKAGGE is encoded by the coding sequence GTGACTTCCACCCGCCTGGCTGATCGCCTGACCACCCGCCGGCGCAGCGATACCGGCAATCGCTGGCTTCGGGTGGCGATGGCCGTCCTGGCCACAGTGGGGGTGATTGATACCGCCACCATCACCCTGGAGCGCTGGGGATTGCTGGGGGAACTGTCCTGCCCAGGGGGCGCCCATGGCTGCCAAAAGGTGCTCGCCAGCCCCTGGGGCACCGTGCTGGGCCAGCCCCTCTCGCTTTACGGCCTGCTGGCCTATGGAGCAGTGCTGATCCTGGCGCTGCTGCCTCTGGTGCTCCGCGGGGAGAACAGGGCCCGCATCGGCCCCCTCAGCTGGTGGGGACTGCTGCTCCTCAGTACCGGCATGACGGTGTTCAGCCTGGTGCTGATGGGGGTCATGGTCTTCAAGATCCAGGCTTTCTGTCCCTTCTGTGTGCTGTCGGCCTGCCTGAGCCTGGTGCTGTTCGTGCTCAGTCTGGTGGGAGGGGAATGGCCGGATCGGGGCCAGCTGATCTTCCGGGTGGTGCTCCTGGCCCTGCTGGTGCTCCTCGCCGGCCTTGGCTGGTCAACGGCCGTCGGCAGGCCGGAGTCGAGCCTGGGCAAGGGGGTGCCGATTCCGGTCACCTCCCCCAGCACACCCGCCACGATCGCTCTTGCAGAGCACCTGAGCCGCACCGGCGCCCGTATGTATTCGGCCTACTGGTGCCCGCACTGCCATGACCAGAAGGAACTGTTCGGCAAGGAGGCTGCGGCGAAGCTGACGGTCATCGAGTGTGCCCCCGACGGCCGTGACAGCCAGGCGGAACTCTGCAGCACCAAGAACATTCAGGGCTATCCCTCCTGGGAGATCAACGGCAAGCTCGATTCCGGGGTCAAACCACTGGCCAGGCTGGCTGAGATGAGCGGCTTCAAGGCCGGCGGGGAGTGA
- the nadB gene encoding L-aspartate oxidase: MTALELPAGLRVLLLSKNSGPPSASRWAQGGIAAVTRADDSFDSHIQDTLRAGAGLCDRDAVELLVRQAPACVERLLQLGMDFDRTPGGLSTTLEAAHSHRRVLHAQDRTGGALVDALEREVLRRPGLVQRKGMPALQLWVEAGCCVGLQVLDRGSVRWLRAGAVVLASGGGGHLFAHTTNPSQASGDGVAMAWSAGARVRDLEFVQFHPTALMLPGAPHFLISEAVRGEGARLQDAHGVSPVQDLPGGDLAPRDQVSRALARRMQAQGVEHLWLDMRPVGRERLERQFPTILGRCHELGLRPLERPIPVAPAAHYWMGGIATDLNAATSLPGLYAVGEVACTGVHGANRLASNSLMECLVFARQLRNLRLQPLPPPAAERRCRWTEDSPSEARDPQAEIVELRQLCWQAAGVERSAGGLTPALHWVRQRRAELALAPLLSGIRTLEPGDAVVLNPEEQRRLLQLQELQQRLVLANLLIEAALFRNESRGGHFRRDAPASQPFWRVHTVQERDRPPSTAAVQGA, translated from the coding sequence ATGACCGCGCTGGAGCTGCCCGCAGGACTGCGGGTGCTGCTGCTGAGCAAGAACAGCGGCCCTCCTTCCGCCAGCCGCTGGGCCCAGGGGGGCATCGCCGCCGTCACGCGTGCGGACGACAGCTTTGACAGTCACATCCAGGACACCCTGCGGGCCGGAGCTGGTCTGTGCGACCGCGATGCGGTGGAGCTGCTGGTCCGTCAGGCACCCGCCTGCGTGGAGCGACTGCTCCAGCTGGGCATGGACTTCGACCGCACCCCCGGAGGCCTGAGCACCACCCTCGAGGCGGCCCATAGCCACCGGCGTGTCCTGCATGCCCAGGACCGCACCGGTGGAGCGCTCGTGGATGCCCTGGAAAGGGAGGTGCTGCGGCGCCCCGGCCTGGTGCAGCGCAAGGGAATGCCGGCACTGCAGTTGTGGGTCGAGGCGGGCTGCTGCGTGGGGCTGCAGGTCCTCGATCGAGGGTCGGTTCGCTGGCTGCGGGCCGGTGCCGTCGTGCTGGCCAGCGGCGGCGGCGGCCACCTGTTCGCCCACACCACCAACCCCAGCCAGGCCAGCGGTGACGGCGTGGCGATGGCGTGGAGCGCGGGCGCCCGGGTGCGCGACCTCGAGTTCGTGCAGTTTCACCCCACCGCCCTGATGCTTCCGGGGGCACCCCACTTCCTGATCTCCGAGGCGGTGCGCGGGGAGGGTGCACGTCTGCAGGACGCCCATGGCGTCAGTCCCGTGCAGGACCTGCCGGGAGGCGACCTGGCGCCCCGCGACCAGGTGAGCCGCGCCCTGGCCCGGCGCATGCAGGCCCAGGGAGTGGAGCATCTGTGGCTCGACATGCGCCCGGTCGGGCGCGAGCGTCTGGAGCGGCAGTTCCCGACGATTCTGGGCCGCTGCCACGAACTGGGACTCCGTCCGCTCGAGCGGCCGATCCCGGTGGCCCCGGCCGCGCACTATTGGATGGGAGGCATTGCGACGGATCTCAACGCCGCCACCTCCCTTCCCGGGCTGTATGCGGTGGGGGAGGTCGCCTGCACGGGCGTGCACGGTGCCAATCGACTGGCCAGCAACTCACTGATGGAGTGCCTGGTGTTCGCACGCCAGCTTCGGAACCTGCGCCTGCAGCCCCTCCCGCCACCTGCGGCAGAACGGCGCTGTCGCTGGACGGAGGACAGCCCATCAGAGGCCCGGGATCCCCAGGCAGAGATCGTCGAGCTGCGCCAGCTGTGCTGGCAGGCGGCCGGTGTGGAGCGCTCAGCAGGAGGTCTCACACCAGCGCTGCACTGGGTGCGCCAGCGCCGGGCAGAGCTGGCGCTGGCCCCTCTGCTGAGCGGGATCCGGACCCTGGAGCCAGGGGATGCTGTGGTGCTGAACCCCGAAGAACAGCGGCGGTTGCTCCAACTGCAGGAGCTGCAGCAGCGACTGGTGCTCGCCAACCTGCTGATCGAGGCGGCTCTGTTCCGCAACGAAAGCCGTGGCGGACACTTCCGGCGCGACGCCCCGGCGAGCCAGCCGTTCTGGCGTGTCCACACCGTGCAGGAGCGGGACCGTCCACCATCCACCGCAGCGGTGCAAGGGGCCTGA
- the psbU gene encoding photosystem II complex extrinsic protein PsbU, producing MKRLLAWLMSGVVMAGLLVSLLLPAPAHAAELRNLADDKIAESGGKIDLNNCSVRRFQQFPGMYPTLAGKIVLGGPYNSVDDVLDLDLTDRQKELFSKYKDNFTVTPPAIALNEGFDRINDGQYR from the coding sequence ATGAAGCGGCTGCTTGCCTGGCTGATGAGTGGTGTGGTGATGGCCGGTCTGCTCGTGAGCCTGCTGCTGCCGGCGCCCGCCCATGCTGCGGAGCTGCGCAATCTGGCCGACGACAAGATCGCCGAGAGCGGCGGCAAGATCGATCTCAACAACTGCTCGGTGCGTCGCTTTCAGCAGTTTCCGGGGATGTACCCCACCCTGGCCGGCAAGATCGTTCTGGGCGGCCCTTATAACAGTGTCGATGACGTGCTGGATCTCGACCTGACCGACCGCCAGAAGGAGCTGTTCTCGAAGTACAAGGACAACTTCACCGTCACCCCACCCGCCATCGCGCTCAACGAGGGCTTCGACCGAATCAACGACGGTCAGTACCGCTGA
- a CDS encoding DUF3120 domain-containing protein, with the protein MVLPVFVQAPWVRAAPMAAALFTAALVAIGILLERHRSPHWKDVGALLVGFSGSWLGGALFWGWCRLHPAWHLPVEAFALPLAVAGLGGRWRLAGIFYLASLLGTAATDVAMLLSGVMELWPQVLSAPLQEAPALLQAAAMVVLRPLPLVVVGTMASLLLGLAGWLRKRGTAGRLAAVTIATTLAVDGLFLAASLAAPRFSGLI; encoded by the coding sequence GTGGTGTTGCCGGTGTTCGTGCAGGCGCCCTGGGTGCGCGCCGCGCCCATGGCCGCAGCCCTGTTCACAGCAGCTCTGGTGGCGATCGGGATTCTGCTGGAACGCCATCGCTCCCCCCACTGGAAGGATGTGGGAGCCCTGCTGGTCGGCTTCAGCGGCAGCTGGCTGGGAGGCGCTCTCTTCTGGGGCTGGTGCCGCCTGCATCCGGCCTGGCATCTGCCGGTCGAGGCCTTTGCCCTCCCCCTGGCGGTGGCGGGGCTGGGGGGTAGGTGGCGACTGGCGGGGATCTTTTATCTGGCCTCATTGCTGGGGACGGCCGCCACCGATGTCGCCATGCTCCTCAGCGGCGTGATGGAACTGTGGCCGCAGGTGTTGAGCGCGCCGCTCCAGGAGGCCCCTGCGCTGCTGCAGGCCGCCGCCATGGTTGTCCTTCGTCCCCTCCCCCTGGTCGTGGTCGGAACCATGGCCAGCCTGCTGCTGGGCCTGGCAGGGTGGCTCCGGAAGCGAGGCACGGCAGGCCGTCTCGCCGCCGTGACCATCGCCACCACCCTGGCGGTCGATGGTCTGTTTCTGGCCGCATCCCTGGCCGCCCCACGGTTCAGCGGTCTGATCTGA
- a CDS encoding undecaprenyl-diphosphate phosphatase → MSIPATTGDLTLLEACWHAVVLGVVQGLTEFLPISSTAHLKVVPVLLGWGDPGVAFTAVIQLGSIAAVLAYFRADLANVLAAVSSAFRQGSWGDPDARLGVAIALGTLPIVLAGLALKSFVPDYDNSILRSLTSIGVVSIVMALLLAVAELLGSRQRRMDAVRPRDGLLVGLAQALALVPGVSRSGSTLTASLFDGWQRAAAARFSFLLGIPAITLAGLVELKAAVEAPANGGLIPMLVGVLAAAVVSWLAIAWLLRFLRNHSTWVFVGYRLLFGLLLLTVFRHVEAGTP, encoded by the coding sequence ATGTCCATCCCAGCCACCACAGGCGATCTGACTCTGCTCGAAGCCTGCTGGCATGCCGTGGTGCTGGGGGTGGTCCAGGGGCTCACCGAGTTCCTGCCGATCAGCAGCACCGCTCACCTCAAGGTTGTCCCTGTGCTGCTCGGTTGGGGCGATCCCGGCGTGGCGTTCACCGCAGTGATTCAGCTGGGCAGCATCGCGGCCGTGCTCGCCTATTTCCGCGCTGACCTGGCGAACGTCCTTGCGGCGGTCAGCAGTGCCTTCCGTCAGGGCAGCTGGGGTGACCCGGATGCCCGTCTGGGAGTGGCGATCGCTCTGGGAACCCTGCCGATCGTCCTCGCCGGTCTGGCCCTCAAGAGCTTTGTCCCCGACTACGACAATTCGATCCTGCGCAGTCTGACCTCGATCGGCGTCGTTTCGATCGTGATGGCTCTTCTCCTGGCGGTGGCCGAGCTGCTCGGTTCCCGCCAGCGCAGGATGGATGCGGTCCGTCCCCGTGACGGTCTGCTGGTGGGCCTGGCCCAGGCCCTGGCGCTCGTGCCGGGGGTGTCCCGCTCGGGAAGCACCCTGACGGCCTCCCTGTTCGATGGCTGGCAGCGGGCCGCCGCCGCCCGCTTCTCGTTTCTGCTCGGGATCCCGGCGATCACGCTGGCCGGGTTGGTCGAGCTCAAGGCTGCGGTCGAGGCTCCGGCGAACGGTGGGCTGATTCCGATGCTGGTCGGTGTCCTGGCTGCAGCGGTGGTGTCCTGGCTGGCGATTGCCTGGCTGCTGCGTTTTCTGCGGAACCACAGCACCTGGGTCTTCGTCGGCTACCGGTTGCTGTTCGGCCTGCTGCTGCTGACGGTCTTCCGCCACGTCGAGGCTGGCACTCCCTGA
- a CDS encoding TIGR03279 family radical SAM protein, whose translation MWNEPQAGIPLAPAEAAAGAATLPRPAVVTGVEPDSIAEELGFQPGDRLLSLNGIRPRDLIDFQILQGEEELVLEVEDPDGTQHTVELEKDADESLGLSFSEALFDGLRQCNNHCAFCFIDQQPPGRRRTLYLKDDDYRLSFLYGSYLTLTNLTAADWQRIEEQRLSPLFVSVHATDPELRSRLLVNPRGALLMDQLRWFAARRLQIHAQVVVCPGLNDGEALTRTLQDLASFAGGEWPAVLSTAVVPVGLTRFRPDGDALRPVDRQTARQVIERVEPLQRRFQEELGSRFAWLSDEWYLIAGLPLPPRASYEDLPQQENGVGSIRAFLEELDQATRDLPEAVAQPRRCSWVVGRLVAEALAPVVERLNRVRGVTLRLHGLPSPYWGQDQVVTGLLTGSDLLAGLEGRDLGDCLLLPRVMLRQGEDVFLDDRTLAELRQALPVPVHLLGGADDLVALCLGT comes from the coding sequence GTGTGGAACGAGCCTCAGGCAGGCATCCCGCTGGCCCCGGCTGAAGCCGCCGCTGGTGCGGCCACCCTGCCGCGGCCGGCGGTTGTGACCGGGGTCGAGCCGGATTCGATCGCCGAGGAGCTCGGGTTTCAGCCCGGCGACCGCTTGCTCAGTCTCAATGGGATCCGCCCCCGCGATCTGATCGATTTCCAGATCCTGCAGGGGGAGGAGGAGCTGGTGCTCGAGGTCGAGGACCCCGATGGCACGCAGCACACCGTCGAGCTCGAGAAGGATGCCGATGAGTCTCTGGGCCTTTCCTTCAGCGAGGCTCTGTTCGACGGCCTGCGCCAGTGCAACAACCACTGCGCCTTCTGTTTCATCGACCAGCAGCCTCCCGGGCGCCGCCGCACGCTCTATCTCAAGGATGACGACTACCGGCTGAGCTTCCTCTACGGCTCCTATCTGACGCTCACCAATCTCACCGCAGCCGACTGGCAACGGATTGAGGAGCAGCGCCTTTCTCCCCTGTTCGTGTCGGTCCACGCCACGGATCCAGAGCTCCGCAGCCGTCTGCTTGTCAATCCCCGCGGGGCCCTGCTGATGGACCAGCTCCGCTGGTTCGCGGCGCGCCGGCTCCAGATCCATGCCCAGGTGGTGGTGTGTCCCGGTCTCAACGATGGTGAGGCTCTGACACGCACGCTGCAGGATCTGGCCTCCTTTGCCGGAGGGGAATGGCCGGCGGTGCTCTCCACGGCTGTGGTGCCTGTTGGGCTCACACGCTTCCGGCCCGATGGCGATGCGCTGCGGCCGGTGGATCGGCAGACGGCGCGGCAGGTGATCGAGAGGGTGGAGCCCCTGCAGCGGCGCTTTCAGGAGGAGCTGGGGAGTCGTTTCGCCTGGCTTTCCGACGAGTGGTACCTGATTGCGGGGCTTCCCCTGCCTCCGCGAGCCAGCTACGAGGACCTGCCCCAGCAGGAGAACGGCGTCGGCAGTATCCGCGCCTTCCTGGAGGAGCTCGACCAGGCGACGCGCGATCTGCCTGAGGCGGTGGCGCAGCCGAGGCGCTGCAGCTGGGTCGTCGGACGCCTCGTGGCCGAGGCTCTGGCACCTGTGGTGGAGCGGCTCAATCGCGTCAGAGGAGTCACGCTCCGATTGCATGGCCTGCCCAGCCCCTACTGGGGACAGGATCAGGTGGTCACCGGCCTGCTCACCGGATCCGATCTGCTGGCGGGACTGGAGGGGAGGGATCTGGGCGATTGCCTGCTCCTGCCAAGGGTGATGCTGCGTCAGGGTGAGGATGTCTTCCTTGATGACCGCACCCTGGCGGAGCTGCGTCAGGCCCTGCCGGTGCCGGTGCATCTGCTCGGGGGTGCGGACGATCTGGTGGCCCTCTGTCTCGGAACCTGA
- a CDS encoding TolC family protein: MVSPVTGGSLPGSAQTSPTAASSQEAPATTTVAEASAPGAALPSAASAPAATDPPGSAPSSAAATQDPAPQNLQLAPALKGDRPRSNATVLPPAATVLPPDLKNLGAPAPLALPDQPSQVRIRELRPLSLTDVETLAEVNNPNLKALATQVEQAASALKAEISLWYPQLNLNASPFPTYTGGQQFSTGLTGTGQQQGLTLSNIWRMQAALQASWALINPARNPRIAAARDNYEKAKNQYLIGLRDLRLQAATRYFELQEADEQVRIGQESVRSSQVSLRDARARFQAGVATKLEVLQAETQLARDQQLLTTALLGRNSTGRPGQAAARRNLAALLALPQDVTPTAKDPSRVIGVWLPSLQESIVAAYTFREELDQALLDISRANSNANAELAQVQPFLNIVNTLTAGRSNGYEFVNTPIPNEEGWNVDNSVGLNISWNLFDGGRARALYRQQKQAAQENRYRFADRRDTIRQEVEESFYLLDQNNRNISTTSREVISARESLRLARLRFQAGVTTQREVVDTQRDLTQAEVRYTSAIADYNRNLALLRRRTGLDQIGLCPVVNLPSTKPVIPGVTDVPVEPQPLVPACQAKFRPGAASDQLSAPLTAPVSP; encoded by the coding sequence ATGGTGTCCCCGGTCACGGGGGGCTCTCTGCCCGGTTCAGCTCAGACCAGCCCGACGGCTGCGTCGAGTCAGGAGGCACCCGCGACCACCACCGTTGCCGAGGCGAGCGCCCCCGGCGCCGCCCTGCCTTCGGCCGCTTCCGCTCCGGCGGCGACGGATCCACCCGGGTCGGCTCCTTCATCGGCTGCGGCGACGCAGGATCCGGCCCCACAGAACCTGCAGCTGGCTCCGGCCCTGAAAGGCGATCGGCCCCGGTCAAATGCGACGGTGCTCCCGCCTGCCGCCACCGTGCTTCCTCCGGACCTGAAGAACCTTGGAGCTCCCGCGCCGCTGGCCCTGCCCGATCAGCCGTCGCAGGTTCGCATCCGTGAGTTGCGGCCCCTCAGCCTGACCGACGTCGAGACGCTGGCGGAGGTCAACAACCCCAACCTCAAGGCGTTGGCCACCCAGGTCGAGCAGGCCGCCTCCGCGCTGAAGGCGGAGATCTCGCTCTGGTACCCCCAGCTCAATCTCAACGCCTCACCCTTTCCCACCTATACCGGCGGGCAGCAGTTCAGTACCGGGCTCACCGGGACAGGTCAGCAGCAAGGCCTCACTCTTTCCAACATCTGGCGGATGCAGGCTGCACTGCAGGCGAGCTGGGCGTTGATCAATCCGGCCCGCAATCCGCGCATCGCGGCTGCGCGAGACAACTACGAGAAGGCCAAGAATCAGTATCTGATCGGTCTGCGTGACCTGCGTCTCCAGGCCGCGACCCGCTACTTCGAGCTGCAGGAGGCGGATGAGCAGGTGCGGATCGGCCAGGAATCGGTCCGCTCCTCCCAGGTGAGCCTGCGTGATGCCCGGGCGCGCTTCCAGGCCGGTGTCGCGACCAAGCTGGAGGTTCTTCAGGCCGAAACCCAGCTGGCTCGAGACCAGCAGCTGCTCACCACCGCTCTGCTTGGGCGCAATTCCACAGGCCGACCAGGTCAGGCGGCCGCTCGTCGCAATCTCGCCGCACTGTTGGCGCTGCCGCAGGACGTCACCCCCACGGCCAAGGATCCTTCGCGGGTGATCGGGGTCTGGCTGCCTTCGCTTCAGGAGAGCATCGTGGCGGCCTACACCTTCCGCGAAGAGCTCGACCAGGCGCTGCTGGACATCTCCAGGGCCAACAGCAATGCCAATGCTGAGTTGGCTCAGGTTCAGCCGTTTCTCAATATCGTCAATACGCTCACAGCCGGACGTTCCAATGGATATGAATTCGTCAATACGCCGATCCCCAACGAAGAGGGTTGGAACGTTGACAATAGTGTCGGCCTGAACATCAGTTGGAACCTCTTCGATGGCGGTCGTGCCCGCGCCCTCTACCGTCAGCAGAAACAGGCCGCTCAGGAAAATCGTTATCGCTTCGCAGATCGCCGCGACACAATTCGTCAGGAGGTGGAAGAAAGCTTCTACCTGCTCGATCAGAACAACCGCAATATCAGCACCACCTCCCGTGAGGTGATTTCGGCGCGGGAGTCCCTTCGTCTTGCACGCCTGCGCTTCCAGGCCGGCGTCACCACCCAACGGGAGGTGGTCGACACCCAGCGAGATCTCACCCAGGCCGAAGTGCGCTATACCTCAGCGATTGCCGATTACAACCGCAACCTCGCTCTCCTGCGCCGACGGACTGGCCTTGACCAGATCGGTCTGTGCCCTGTGGTGAACCTGCCGTCCACCAAGCCGGTGATCCCAGGGGTGACCGATGTCCCTGTGGAGCCTCAGCCCCTGGTCCCCGCCTGTCAGGCGAAGTTCCGCCCCGGTGCGGCGTCCGATCAGCTCTCCGCTCCGCTCACGGCTCCAGTCAGTCCCTGA